From a region of the Mytilus galloprovincialis chromosome 3, xbMytGall1.hap1.1, whole genome shotgun sequence genome:
- the LOC143068352 gene encoding putative glutathione-specific gamma-glutamylcyclotransferase 2 yields MSNKVLESLIDMESSIWVFGYGSLTWKPNFIYKSKEIGYIHGYQRRFWQGNITHRGTVNKPGRVATLIRSEKDDVWGVAYEIAGRNHILKALSYLNKRESKLGGYNTVVENFFARNKETRKVLVYTATTENEHYLGPCNMATMATEIMSANGEAGSNTEYVTRLAEYVRKHIPEEKDLHLFTLEKYILYLTQRRNVTHRVNDTVIPLTYDRLIGEIRT; encoded by the exons atgagcaATAAGGTATTAGAATCTTTGATCGACATGGAAAGCAGTATATGGGTATTTGGTTACGGATCTCTTACATGGAAACCaaattttatatacaaatcaAAGGAAATAGGATATATTCATGGTTATCAAAGAAGATTCTGGCAGGGAAATATAACTCATAGAGGAACCGTTAATAAG ccTGGAAGGGTTGCCACTTTGATTAGATCGGAGAAG GATGATGTTTGGGGAGTCGCATATGAAATTGCTGGCAGAAATCACATCCTGAAAGCATTGAGTTATCTAAATAAAAGAGAGAGTAAATTGGGAGGCTACAACACCGTAGTTGAAAATTTCTTTGCTCGAAATAAAGAAACCCGAAAAGTACTTGTGTATACAGCAACCACCGAAAACGAACATTACTTAGGACCATGCAATATGGCTACAATGGCCACGGAAATAATGTCAGCTAACGGCGAGGCGGGTAGTAATACTGAGTATGTGACGCGTCTTGCTGAATACGTGAGAAAACATATTCCAGAAGAAAAGGACCTTCACTTGTTCACTCTGGAAAAATATATACTATACTTGACACAGCGTAGAAATGTGACCCATCGTGTTAATGATACTGTCATACCTCTTACATATGATCGATTAATCGGTGAAATAAGAACTTGA